The genomic window TTTCTAAAAGGCAAAAAGTTAAATGATGAAATAATTAGCATGGGGTTAAACTATGGACTAAAAAATATGTTACTTCCTTCGTTGGAAAGAGAAATCCGACAGACATTAACTGTAAGAGCAGAAGAAAATTCAATTTCTCTATTTTCTGAAAATTTAAAACAACTATTATTAACTCCGCCATTAAAAAACAAAAGAATTTTAGCAATGGATCCGGGTTTTAGAACAGGTTGTAAAGTAGTTGCTTTAGATGAATACGGTAATCTACTTGAAAACACTACCATTTTTCCTGTTGAACCAAAAAATGAAGTAGAAAAATCAATGAAGATTATAGATAAAATAATTGATCACCATAAACTCAATTTGATAGTAATAGGTAACGCCACTGCTTCAAGAGAAACACAACAGTTCATAGTTCAATATATAAAACAATACGATAAGAATTTAAAATATATTTTTGCAAACGAATCTGGAGCCTCAGTTTATTCTGCTTCTAAGCTTGCAAAAAAAGAGTTCCCAGATAAAGATGTTACAGTTAGAGGTGCTGTTAGCTTAGGGAGAAGAGTACAAGATCCTTTGGCTGAATTGGTTAAAATAGATCCAAAATCAATTGGCGTTGGCCAATATCAACATGATGTTGATCAAAAAAGTTTAAAAGAAAAGCTAAGAAACACTGTTGAATCAGTTGTTAACAACGTAGGAGTTAACGCTAATACTGCCTCTTATGCATTATTAGAACATGTATCAGGACTTAATAGTAATATTGCCAAAAAATTAGTTGAATATAGAGAAAAAAACGGTCCATTCAAAGAAAGAAAGGATATTTTGAATGTAAAAGGTATAGGGGCAAAATCATTTGAACAGGCCGCGGGTTTTTTAAAGATATATGGTGGAATTAATCCTTTAGAAATAACCAGCATCCATCCTGAATCTTATGAAATAGCTGAAAAATTATTAAATCATATTGGATTTAAAAAAGATGACATTTTGAATAAAAATGATGAAATAAGAAGTAATTTAATTTCTTTTTTAAATGATGAAAATCGAATTAATGAAATGAGTGAATCTTTAAATACTGGAATATACACATTGAAAGACATTATAAATGACTTACTTAAACCTGGAAGGGACCCAAGAGATGAATTACCACAGCCAATACTCTTTGACGATATTTTAAATTTTGAAGATCTTAAAGAAGGTATGAAACTTGAAGGTAAAGTAAACAATATAACTGACTTTGGTGCATTTATTGATTTAGGCATAAAAGAAAATGGATTAATACATAAATCAAATATAGCAGAAAAATTTGTTAAACATCCATCTGAATATTTAAGTATAAATCAAATAGTAACTGTTGAAATTATAGAAATTGATCCCCAAAGGAAAAGAATTAGTCTTAAACTTATTAAATAAAAAAGGACAGCTTTAACGCTGCCCTTTTACTATTTTCATTATTTTACTTTTTCTTTCAAATCTTTACCTGCTACAAATTTAGGAACCTTTCTTGCAGGAATTTTAATTGACTTACCAGTTTGAGGATTAACTCCTTTTCTGGCTTTTCTGTCTTGCACTTTAAATGTG from Geotoga petraea includes these protein-coding regions:
- a CDS encoding Tex-like N-terminal domain-containing protein is translated as MDINGKISEELNVNKKQVNSTIKLLEEGNTVPFISRYRKEATGNLNEEQIRNIEEKFNYYTKLEDYKQTVIKNINEQGKLSDSLREKILKSEKLSDVEDLYLPYKKRKKTKADIAVENGLEPASIKVMLGEDIDDEYLKNFINDNFKSKDDIKEGIGNIIGQSFAHDKENRDYFRNLFFKFGRISTNKKKKFKEEFTKYDVYDNFSQLVKAIPDYRVLAINRGEKENILSVKVVLEEEKYKSKIKEFLKGKKLNDEIISMGLNYGLKNMLLPSLEREIRQTLTVRAEENSISLFSENLKQLLLTPPLKNKRILAMDPGFRTGCKVVALDEYGNLLENTTIFPVEPKNEVEKSMKIIDKIIDHHKLNLIVIGNATASRETQQFIVQYIKQYDKNLKYIFANESGASVYSASKLAKKEFPDKDVTVRGAVSLGRRVQDPLAELVKIDPKSIGVGQYQHDVDQKSLKEKLRNTVESVVNNVGVNANTASYALLEHVSGLNSNIAKKLVEYREKNGPFKERKDILNVKGIGAKSFEQAAGFLKIYGGINPLEITSIHPESYEIAEKLLNHIGFKKDDILNKNDEIRSNLISFLNDENRINEMSESLNTGIYTLKDIINDLLKPGRDPRDELPQPILFDDILNFEDLKEGMKLEGKVNNITDFGAFIDLGIKENGLIHKSNIAEKFVKHPSEYLSINQIVTVEIIEIDPQRKRISLKLIK